Within Roseibium sp. HPY-6, the genomic segment CAGGGCCTCGACCGGTTCATGCCCGACAAAGGCACATTCGACATACTCTTCGAATGTTCGGGGGCAGCTCCTGCACTCACTGCAGGCATCAGTGCCATGCGTCCTGGAGGCACGATCGTCCAGCTGGGCCTTGGCGGCGACATGAGCCTGCCGATGATGGCGATCACTGCCAAGGAACTGGAACTCAAAGGGTCTTTCCGCTTTCACGAAGAGTTCTTCAGCGCCGTCAGTCTGATGCAGAAGGGGCTTATAGACGTGAAGCCCTTCATTACCCAGACACTGCCGCTTCAGGACGCCGTGGCAGCATTCGAAATCGCAGGCGATCGCAGTCAGGCCGTCAAGGCGCAGATCGCATTCGCTTGAGCCGAAAACAACAAGGCGGACGGACTTGGCTCCGTCCGCCGTTTACCAGCGTGAACCACTGCGCAGCTGGTCGGCCCTGCAGGCGAGCGCCTTCTTCAGGCACCAATCGCTGCCAAACCTGCCCTCGCTACCTGAATGTCCTGGTCACCGGATCCAGAGCCGACGCCAATTCCGCCGAGAAGCGTCCCTTCAAGGCGAATGGGGAGGCCGCCCGGCAGTCCCGTTACTTTTCCATCTGTGGCAAGTCCGATTGCCGTCCGCACGCCTTCCGGCACCGAAGTGGTCTCGTTGCCGATCGAGGCGGCCGTCAAAGCCTTGGCAAGGGCACTCTTACGGCTGAGGAACTTGGCTCCGGTCATTCGGATCTCCGCAAGAACCTCCCCATTTGCATCGACAATGACAATGCACTGAGGTTGCCCCATCTGCTCTGCCTGGGTAACAGCGGCGGTCAGGATGGCCAGCGCTCCCTTGTGGGTCAGCGTTCGAGTTTCCTGGACAAAGGACATGGGATCTCCTGTAATCTGTGTTTTGTTATCGATAACATATCAATGCAGCGCAAAGAATTCAATTGCCTCTTCCTGCCGGGGCGGTCAGGCGTGCATTTTGCGGTGTGAGACGAAAAAAGCGGCGATAACGCCGCTTTTCTCCAGTCTATGGATTATCCGTTTCCGGAGAATGGTCCGGGCGGCGGTTAGGCCGCCGCAACCTTTGCCAGAAACTCATCGACGACAAGCTTCAGATGACGCGCCTGCTCAGCAACTTCATCGGATGCCGTTTCGACTTGCCCTGCCGATTGTGCCGCTTCGGCCACGGCATTCATCACGCCGGAGATATTGTCGGCGGCACCTTGAGTACCTTCTGCAGCGTCGCGGATGTTCCGGGAAATCATCGCGGTCGATGCATCCTGTTCTTCGACAGCCGCTGCAATCGCCGACGTTGTCTCATCGGCCTGCTCCATCGTGTCGCGGATTTCCTGGATCGCGACGACAGATTCGCTGGTGGAGGCCTGGATCGCTTCGATTTGCGTTGCGATTTCCTCGGTGGCCTTCGACGTCTGGGTCGCCAGTTCCTTCACTTCCGCCGCCACGACGGCAAAGCCCTTGCCGGCCTCGCCGGCACGTGCCGCCTCGATGGTGGCGTTCAGTGCAAGCAGGTTCGTTTGTTCAGCAATTGCACGGATCAGTGTCACGACCTCACCGATCTTATTGGCCGAATCTGCAAGTTCGGAAACCTTCTCGGTCGTCATGCGCGCGCTTCCCGATGCGTTTGCAACGATCTCGGTTGCGCGAGCGACCTGCTGGCCGATTTCTGCGATCGATCCGGCAAGCTGTTCCGTCGCAGCAGCTACGGAACCCACATTGTCGGAGGCAGTTGTCGAGCTGCCTTCGGCTTCCGAGGCCTGCGCCGCGGTTTCGCTGGAAAGCTGGCTCAAAACCTGAGCAGTCGACTGCATCTGATCCATGTTCGCGCTGACACCGCCAAGCACGGATTCGATTTCGTCCCGGAATTCGCTGATCATGCTGTCGACGCGGCCCTGCCGCTCCAGCTGCGCATTTTGCTCTTCCCGGCTGACCGCTTCCAGATTCTGGCGTTCGACCGCATTTTCCTTGAAGACCTCCATTGCCTTGGCAAGGTCCCCAATCTCGTCGTCGCGCTCGGTTCCCGCGACGTGGACATCCAGTTGGCCATCCGCAAGATCACGCGTGATGGTAACGAGACCAAGAAGCGGTTTGACCAGACCGCGATCGACAACGAAGAAGCCGATTGCACCGGCAATGACAAGGCTCGCAATGCCGATGACGATCAGCGCCATGGATCCGTTTTCGAACAGCCTGTTGATCTGGGTCGTCGCCTGATCCACCGCTGCCAGTTCCAGCTCAATCAAAGAGGCAACGGACTGACCGATGCGTTCGACCGCACTGAACATTTCAGTTACTTGCTCATTTGATTTCTGAGTGCTTTTCAGCTCCTCCAGATGATCACTCAAAAGACCATTCTTCGGGTCGCCATAGGCCAGCAATTGCTCCAGCTGCGCCTTGATGTCATCGGAACCCAGTCCGTCCAGGCCATCACGCATATGCTTTGCATCTGCCGTGATTTTCTCCTGAAGCGGCACAAGAAGTGCCGGATCCTGGGTCAGGCCGCCCTGGACCAGCGTCGCGACAAATTTGTTGGCAAACGCCTGTGCTTCAAGCGTGCTTTTCAGCTGGCCGACCTGATTG encodes:
- a CDS encoding heme-binding protein, whose translation is MSFVQETRTLTHKGALAILTAAVTQAEQMGQPQCIVIVDANGEVLAEIRMTGAKFLSRKSALAKALTAASIGNETTSVPEGVRTAIGLATDGKVTGLPGGLPIRLEGTLLGGIGVGSGSGDQDIQVARAGLAAIGA
- a CDS encoding methyl-accepting chemotaxis protein is translated as MTATAIGIGLFSFQRVESSFSELSEKRLPSIENAAQLALTSTEVATAAAAVANSVTLQSQEVSFLALQKSVSVIEEIESKFIPSDSNREIVEELFSQSETFQERLGVLDQATKEKIAASEAKDARMAALFEAYDGVNSAITPIVDDAYFTVVLGGEDAAAQSKELVDNLANTEMAKLRLYLELRAETNLLVGLAETVAFVDDEALLTLFEDKIIATEKKIADYRQELSALELDSGAEAEFDQLKELVQRTLAKSSSNSITPRQQKETLKEAIGLQKAIDDALVMQIDDQLFTLTIDTEEAVTENSEIISDLLNNQVGQLKSTLEAQAFANKFVATLVQGGLTQDPALLVPLQEKITADAKHMRDGLDGLGSDDIKAQLEQLLAYGDPKNGLLSDHLEELKSTQKSNEQVTEMFSAVERIGQSVASLIELELAAVDQATTQINRLFENGSMALIVIGIASLVIAGAIGFFVVDRGLVKPLLGLVTITRDLADGQLDVHVAGTERDDEIGDLAKAMEVFKENAVERQNLEAVSREEQNAQLERQGRVDSMISEFRDEIESVLGGVSANMDQMQSTAQVLSQLSSETAAQASEAEGSSTTASDNVGSVAAATEQLAGSIAEIGQQVARATEIVANASGSARMTTEKVSELADSANKIGEVVTLIRAIAEQTNLLALNATIEAARAGEAGKGFAVVAAEVKELATQTSKATEEIATQIEAIQASTSESVVAIQEIRDTMEQADETTSAIAAAVEEQDASTAMISRNIRDAAEGTQGAADNISGVMNAVAEAAQSAGQVETASDEVAEQARHLKLVVDEFLAKVAAA